The sequence below is a genomic window from Chaetodon auriga isolate fChaAug3 chromosome 8, fChaAug3.hap1, whole genome shotgun sequence.
TCAAgctctgatttctttttttttttctaaatcttCTTCACTTTCTCCTGGGCAGATGTTAACTGCTCTCGTTCTGCTCGCCGGTGAGGAACAGCCTCAGTTCCATATCTTGAGGAAGCTGTCCCAGGATCCTGTGCAACACGCCATTCCATCTGAGGACACTCCGATACAGCTCACCCTGTTGTCGTGACCAGCCAGCACCCCTGGACCACAGAAAACACGATGTACGCTAAGCAACGTACCACTGAAAATACCACTCAAATCACTCCATCCTATATGAGGCACTGGAGGTTTTAGATGCTTTAAAATCAACTGCTAAATTCACTTTATCATCCATGTTTTCCACCTGTACTCACCCACTCTCTCAGATTTGAGTGTGTCCCAGATGTTGACATTGAAGTCATCATAGCCAGCCAGCAACAGGCGTCCAGACAGGGACGGGGCCAGGGAGGTCACCCCGCACATGATGCTGGAGTCCTGGTAAGTGATGAGCTCCTGATCAGCTCGCAGGTCGTACAGCTTACAGGTGGCATCGTCCGACCCTGTTATCACTGCGTTACCATTGGGGaagaactgaaagaaagagacgTGATTAGGAAACCGGCCAAGAAAGTCAGAGCTCTGATACAGAAGCGATCCTCACCCCAATTGCATTGATGTCACTCTCATGGCCTCCAAAGGTCTGTCTGCATGTGCCCTCCCTGATGTCCCACAGCTTGGCTGTGAAGTCACAAGCCCCTGAGATGAAAAACTTGAAGTCTGGGGACACGGCCAGGGACATGCAGTCTCCCTGATGTCCAGCAAAGATGGTCTTTTGGGTCCCTGTCTCAATGTCCCATAGTACGCTTGAAGGAGATGGACAAACGTAATATTCATTTCTGCTTTCACTCCAAAGAAGGAAGTTGCAACATGCTTTTTGGTTCAGTTCTCACCAAGTGCAGTCTCCAGAGCTGGTGATGATCTCACTGTCACTGAGGAAACGACAGCAGGACAGGTAACCTGGCCAACCAAAGAAATATCACATGAGGAACCTCAAGACAACAGTGCAAGTGAATAAGAGGACATCCAACTCAGTCAAGTCCAGTGAAACAGCAATTTCCAGTCGTGTCGTACCTGTGTGTGCCGCCAGCTCACGCATGACCTTGACGTTCCCGTCCTTGCCTTTGAGGTTGTAGATGGAGCACATGTTGTCCAGACCACCACAAGCCACTAGGTTCCCCGAAGGTGCATAGGCACAAGTCATCACCCACGATGACTTGAGAGGGATGGCATTCACCTGGGGACATGCAGAAAAAGGTGAAACTCTTGTCTTCAACCACTGAAACCAAACGAACTTGAATCACTGAAACGCTTAAATGccctgattttctgttttctttctttttttgaggTTACATGG
It includes:
- the gnb3a gene encoding guanine nucleotide-binding protein G(I)/G(S)/G(T) subunit beta-3a — protein: MGEMEQLRKEADSLKDQITAARKAVQDSTLQEQAAGITVVGRVQMKTRKTLRGHLAKIYAMHWGAESSQLCVSASQDGKLIVWDSITTNKVNAIPLKSSWVMTCAYAPSGNLVACGGLDNMCSIYNLKGKDGNVKVMRELAAHTGYLSCCRFLSDSEIITSSGDCTCVLWDIETGTQKTIFAGHQGDCMSLAVSPDFKFFISGACDFTAKLWDIREGTCRQTFGGHESDINAIGFFPNGNAVITGSDDATCKLYDLRADQELITYQDSSIMCGVTSLAPSLSGRLLLAGYDDFNVNIWDTLKSERVGVLAGHDNRVSCIGVSSDGMACCTGSWDSFLKIWN